Proteins encoded in a region of the Quercus lobata isolate SW786 chromosome 8, ValleyOak3.0 Primary Assembly, whole genome shotgun sequence genome:
- the LOC115958142 gene encoding 4-hydroxy-tetrahydrodipicolinate synthase, chloroplastic-like, translating into MAALKSDSLSLRGPALQFARPTCPDNYKRNAKWRPPQAAVIPDFHLPMRSLEVKNRTSTDDIKALRLITAIKTPYLPDGRFDLEAYDDLVNMQIVNGAEGIIVGGTTGEGQLMSWDEHIMLIGHTVNCFGGSIKVIGNTGSNSTREAIHATEQGFAVGMHGALHINPYYGKTSKEGMVSHFESVLSMGPSIIYNVPSRTGQDIPPGVIHTIARSAYLAGVKECVGNDRVKQYTDNGIVVWSGNDDECHDSRWSYGATGVISVASNLVPGLMRELMFGGKNPSLNAKLMPLIEWLFEEPNPIGLNTALAQLGVVRPVFRLPYVPLPLAKRVEFVNLVKEIGRENFVGEKDVQVLDDDDFILIGRY; encoded by the exons ATGGCTGCTTTGAAGAGCGATAGCTTGTCTCTGAGGGGCCCTGCTCTCCAGTTTGCGCGTCCCACCTGTCCCGATAACTATAAGAG GAATGCAAAGTGGAGGCCTCCGCAAGCAGCTGTAATACCTGATTTCCATCTTCCAATGCGCAGCTTGGAAGTTAAAAATAG GACATCGACAGATGATATAAAGGCTCTTAGATTGATAACAGCCATCAAAACTCCATACCTACCTGATGGTAGATTCGATCTAGAAGCGTATGATGACCTGGTGAACATGCAGATTGTCAATGGTGCTGAAGGTATTATTGTTGGTGGCACAACTGGTGAAGGCCAATTGATGAGCTGGGATGAACATATAATGCTTATTGGCCACACAGTAAACTGTTTTGGTGGATCAATTAAGGTTATTGGAAACACTGGAAGCAATTCCACAAGGGAAGCAATTCATGCTACCGAACAGGGTTTTGCTGTTGGAATGCATGGTGCCCTTCACATTAATCCCTACTATGGCAAAACCTCCAAGGAGGGAATGGTCTCTCACTTCGAAAGTGTTCTATCCATGGGTCCCAGCATCATATACAATGTGCCTTCGCGGACTGGCCAAGATATTCCCCCAGGTGTAATTCACACTATAGCCCGGAGTGCTTACTTGGCTGGTGTTAAGGAGTGTGTTGGAAATGATCGGGTCAAGCAGTATACAGATAATGGTATAGTAGTGTGGAGTGGGAATGATGATGAATGCCATGATTCTAGATGGAGCTATGGAGCGACTGGGGTGATATCTGTTGCTAGCAACCTTGTTCCCGGATTAATGAGGGAACTTATGTTTGGAGGAAAGAACCCTTCACTGAATGCAAAGCTCATGCCTCTGATTGAGTGGCTTTTTGAAGAGCCAAATCCCATTGGCTTAAACACGGCTCTTGCTCAACTTGGAGTTGTGAGGCCAGTTTTCAGGCTCCCATATGTTCCTCTTCCTCTGGCAAAGAGGGTAGAGTTTGTTAATTTGGTGAAGGAAATTGGCCGGGAGAATTTTGTAGGAGAAAAAGATGTTCAGGTTCTCGATGATGACGACTTTATCTTAATTGGTCGGTATTAG